A DNA window from Thermococcus sp. 4557 contains the following coding sequences:
- the serS gene encoding serine--tRNA ligase, giving the protein MLDIKLIRENPDIVRGDLIKRGEIEKLKWIDEILELDARWRDNLKKINQLRKERNQLAVQIGKRKKAGEPIDDLLARSNEIVKQIEELEKEVEELRKRIDYYLWRLPNITHESVPVGKDDTENVPIRFWGKARVWEGFLESFKEQSLGKMDYEVLDWRPRLHVDMLELLRGADLERAAKVSGARFYYLMNELVILDLALLRFALDKLIEKGFVPVIPPYMVRRFVEEGVTSFGDFEDVIYKVEGEDLYLVPTAEHPLAGMHANEIIEGKDLPLLYAGVSPCFRKEAGTAGKDTKGIFRVHQFHKVEQFVYARPEESWEWHEKLIANAEEIFRELEIPYRVVNICTGDLGYVAAKKYDIEAWMAGQGKFREVVSASNCTEWQARRLNIRFRDKTHEKPKFVHTLNSTAIATSRAIVAILENFQTEEGVVKLPKALWKYTGFKEILPAHMKEKCCQD; this is encoded by the coding sequence ATGCTGGACATAAAGCTCATCCGTGAAAATCCCGATATCGTCAGGGGCGACCTCATAAAGCGCGGGGAGATAGAGAAGCTCAAGTGGATAGACGAGATTCTGGAGCTCGATGCCAGATGGCGCGATAACCTGAAGAAAATCAACCAGCTCAGGAAGGAGCGCAACCAGCTGGCGGTTCAGATAGGTAAGCGCAAGAAGGCAGGCGAACCGATAGACGACCTCCTGGCAAGGAGCAACGAGATAGTGAAGCAGATTGAGGAGCTCGAGAAGGAAGTCGAGGAGCTGAGGAAGAGGATAGACTACTACCTCTGGCGCCTCCCGAACATCACCCACGAGAGCGTTCCCGTCGGCAAGGACGACACCGAGAACGTCCCCATCAGGTTCTGGGGCAAGGCCAGGGTCTGGGAGGGCTTCCTCGAGAGCTTTAAGGAGCAGAGCCTCGGAAAGATGGACTACGAGGTCCTCGACTGGAGGCCGAGGCTCCACGTGGATATGCTGGAGCTCCTGAGGGGAGCAGACCTTGAGAGGGCCGCGAAGGTCAGCGGTGCGAGGTTCTACTACCTCATGAACGAGCTGGTCATCCTCGACCTTGCTTTGCTCCGCTTCGCCCTCGACAAGCTCATCGAGAAGGGCTTCGTCCCGGTCATACCGCCCTACATGGTGCGCCGCTTTGTTGAGGAGGGCGTCACGAGCTTCGGCGACTTCGAGGACGTCATCTACAAGGTGGAGGGCGAGGACCTCTACCTCGTCCCAACGGCCGAGCACCCGCTGGCCGGGATGCACGCCAACGAGATAATCGAGGGCAAAGACCTGCCGCTCCTCTACGCCGGCGTGAGCCCCTGCTTCCGCAAGGAGGCTGGAACCGCCGGAAAGGACACGAAGGGAATCTTCCGCGTTCATCAGTTCCACAAGGTCGAGCAGTTCGTTTACGCGAGGCCCGAGGAGAGCTGGGAGTGGCACGAGAAGCTCATAGCCAACGCGGAGGAGATATTCCGGGAGCTTGAGATTCCCTACCGCGTCGTGAACATCTGCACCGGCGATCTGGGATACGTTGCGGCGAAGAAGTACGACATCGAGGCCTGGATGGCGGGCCAGGGCAAGTTCAGGGAGGTCGTAAGCGCAAGCAACTGCACCGAGTGGCAGGCGAGAAGGCTTAACATCCGCTTCCGCGACAAGACCCACGAGAAGCCCAAGTTCGTGCACACGCTCAACTCGACGGCAATAGCGACATCAAGGGCAATCGTTGCCATCCTCGAGAACTTCCAGACAGAGGAAGGTGTGGTAAAGCTCCCGAAGGCCCTCTGGAAGTACACGGGCTTCAAGGAGATTCTGCCGGCTCACATGAAGGAGAAGTGCTGTCAGGATTGA
- a CDS encoding nucleotidyltransferase domain-containing protein, translated as MPREKVVRVWDEREVVYPPKRWRYLREKREKALKIMERLSQFDPQLYGSVARGDVRRESDIDIFIPYRVPSYLIELALEGLVSRRKIVMATPWHLIKGVIEIDEETTVTFPLIDPTDRELEFYRWGGAVDLRGVKTNERVPGVNKKLILIVPTERGHIEREVVGRESEVARILSVSIDIVTERVHVLTRRDAIGRTGIYINEEVPDWMSFEEALKVIADRDPNVRRKVRERGGI; from the coding sequence ATGCCGAGGGAAAAAGTCGTCAGGGTGTGGGATGAGCGGGAAGTGGTATATCCCCCAAAGAGATGGCGCTACCTCCGGGAGAAGAGGGAAAAGGCGTTGAAGATAATGGAGCGCCTGAGCCAGTTCGACCCGCAGCTCTACGGCAGCGTCGCCAGGGGGGACGTCAGGCGGGAGAGCGATATAGACATCTTCATACCCTATCGGGTGCCGAGCTACCTCATCGAGCTCGCCCTTGAGGGGCTCGTGAGCAGAAGGAAGATAGTTATGGCGACCCCGTGGCACCTCATAAAGGGCGTCATTGAGATAGACGAGGAAACGACGGTCACATTCCCGCTGATCGACCCCACGGACAGGGAGCTTGAGTTCTACCGGTGGGGCGGGGCGGTTGATCTGCGGGGCGTGAAAACGAATGAGCGCGTCCCCGGCGTCAATAAGAAGCTGATACTCATAGTCCCCACAGAGAGGGGGCACATCGAGAGGGAAGTCGTCGGGCGGGAGAGCGAGGTCGCCCGAATCCTCAGCGTGAGCATCGATATCGTCACCGAGCGCGTCCACGTTCTGACGAGGAGGGACGCGATAGGGAGAACAGGAATCTACATCAACGAGGAAGTTCCCGACTGGATGAGCTTTGAGGAAGCGCTGAAGGTGATAGCCGACCGCGACCCGAACGTCAGGAGAAAGGTGAGGGAGCGCGGTGGAATATAA
- a CDS encoding L-threonylcarbamoyladenylate synthase, with protein sequence MTVVINMRDGVDERGIKIAARFILDGKLVAFPTETVYGLGADALNARAVRRIFEAKGRPADNPLIVHIADFSDLGRLARDVPREARLLAERFWPGPLTMVLPRDENVPDVTTGGLDTVAVRMPAHPIALALIRASTPVAAPSANISGKPSPTLAEHVIDDFYGRIECIIDGGETKIGVESTVIDLSSERPTLLRPGGLPLEEIEKVIGEVEIHPAVRGKLVDVARSPGMKYKHYSPNAQVIVVEGKRENVRRKIAELVHEYRADGLTVGVMATEEYDADEFFHLGSTEEEVARNLFRALRELDKRGVDVIIAEGIEERGLGFAVMNRLRKAAGYRIVWA encoded by the coding sequence ATGACGGTAGTAATCAACATGCGAGACGGAGTGGATGAGAGGGGCATAAAGATAGCCGCAAGGTTCATACTGGATGGGAAGCTGGTTGCGTTTCCAACAGAGACCGTTTACGGCCTCGGTGCGGACGCCCTGAACGCCCGGGCCGTGAGGAGGATATTCGAGGCCAAGGGCAGGCCGGCGGACAACCCGCTCATCGTTCACATAGCTGACTTCAGCGACCTGGGGCGGCTCGCGAGGGACGTTCCCCGTGAGGCAAGGCTCCTCGCAGAGAGGTTCTGGCCGGGCCCCCTGACGATGGTCCTGCCAAGGGATGAGAACGTCCCGGACGTTACCACCGGCGGCCTCGACACCGTGGCCGTTAGAATGCCGGCGCACCCCATAGCGCTCGCGCTTATAAGAGCGAGCACCCCCGTGGCGGCACCCTCAGCGAATATAAGCGGAAAGCCGAGCCCCACCCTGGCAGAGCACGTCATAGACGACTTCTACGGGAGGATAGAGTGCATAATCGACGGCGGCGAGACTAAGATTGGGGTGGAATCAACGGTGATAGACCTCAGCTCGGAGAGGCCGACCCTGCTGAGGCCCGGCGGCCTTCCACTGGAGGAGATTGAGAAGGTCATCGGGGAGGTCGAGATACATCCGGCGGTCAGGGGCAAGCTCGTGGACGTCGCCCGCTCCCCCGGGATGAAGTACAAGCACTACTCGCCGAACGCCCAGGTTATAGTGGTCGAGGGGAAGAGGGAGAACGTGAGGCGTAAGATAGCCGAGCTGGTGCACGAGTACCGCGCCGACGGCCTCACTGTTGGGGTGATGGCAACGGAGGAGTACGACGCGGACGAGTTCTTCCACCTGGGAAGCACCGAGGAGGAAGTGGCAAGGAATCTCTTCAGGGCGCTCAGGGAGCTGGATAAACGCGGTGTGGATGTCATAATCGCGGAGGGAATCGAGGAGAGGGGACTGGGATTCGCGGTGATGAACAGACTGAGAAAGGCAGCGGGGTACAGAATAGTCTGGGCATAG
- a CDS encoding glycosyltransferase family 4 protein → MRILMVGHYPPHSGGVANHLDSLVRELRKRHEVHVLTYGPVEPREFEREFVHQIKVPPIYGLRGTSFAFLGSRKIARLHRELGFDLIHAHFVGTTSFAGVLAKEKTDLPLVVTAHGSDLEHTAKLTLGRFYVKKTLAEADAVIAVSHWLARKALALGAGRVSVIPNGVRELEGAGKPGNGRRYITFIGALREYKSPETFIELARAFPEREFLVAGDGPLRRSLEASAPENVRFLGYRRDVGKILSESVLLVLPSRREGFGLVVIEANSLGVPAVGRRVSAVPELIRAGKNGLTFETFDELVEAVRILTAPKKNRKAGAVAKSVAALYSWEAVAAAVEGVYSSVVGQRF, encoded by the coding sequence ATGAGGATTCTAATGGTCGGTCACTATCCCCCGCACTCCGGCGGCGTTGCCAACCACCTAGATAGCCTTGTGAGGGAGCTCAGAAAACGCCACGAGGTTCACGTTCTGACCTACGGGCCGGTTGAGCCGAGGGAGTTCGAGCGGGAGTTCGTCCACCAGATCAAAGTCCCCCCGATTTATGGGCTGAGGGGAACGAGCTTCGCCTTTCTGGGTTCCAGGAAAATCGCCCGGCTCCACAGGGAGCTGGGGTTCGATTTGATTCACGCTCATTTCGTTGGGACAACCAGCTTCGCGGGCGTTCTCGCGAAGGAGAAAACCGACCTTCCCCTCGTCGTCACGGCCCACGGAAGCGACCTGGAGCACACGGCAAAGCTGACCCTCGGGAGGTTCTACGTGAAAAAAACCCTCGCCGAGGCGGACGCGGTGATAGCTGTCAGCCACTGGCTGGCGAGGAAGGCACTGGCCCTCGGGGCGGGGCGGGTGAGCGTCATACCCAACGGGGTGCGTGAACTCGAAGGGGCGGGGAAACCGGGGAACGGGAGGAGGTACATCACGTTCATCGGCGCCCTCCGCGAATACAAAAGCCCGGAGACTTTCATAGAGCTGGCGAGGGCGTTTCCCGAGAGGGAGTTTCTTGTGGCGGGTGACGGCCCGCTCAGGAGGAGTCTGGAGGCGAGTGCGCCAGAAAACGTGAGGTTCCTTGGGTACAGGCGTGACGTCGGAAAGATTCTGTCGGAGAGCGTTCTCCTCGTCCTGCCATCCAGGAGGGAGGGCTTTGGTCTCGTCGTCATAGAGGCCAACAGCCTGGGCGTCCCGGCGGTGGGCAGGCGCGTAAGCGCGGTTCCCGAGCTGATCAGAGCTGGGAAGAACGGACTCACTTTCGAAACGTTCGATGAGCTCGTTGAGGCTGTAAGGATTCTCACCGCGCCGAAAAAGAACCGGAAAGCCGGGGCCGTTGCGAAGAGTGTCGCGGCGCTCTACTCGTGGGAGGCCGTCGCGGCGGCGGTCGAGGGGGTGTACTCCTCGGTGGTTGGGCAACGTTTTTAA
- the asnB gene encoding asparagine synthase (glutamine-hydrolyzing) — protein sequence MCLVAGGLGSNLRDRFIVMINAGKHRGKDSFGVWTDEGVLKSSDFSKVPEIPDGKIGLIQCRLAMTGSLGFTQPFVNELALVHNGEIYNHRELRAWLEGKGVSFETDVDSEVILRLIEFFLDRGLDAFGAVRKAMLMMEGDYAVAFSDGERIHLFRDPLGVRPLYLSPEGFFASEKKVLWAIGQEAIPVGPGELVTISRDGVEVRKALRLEELRRKPLDQEMAVKAIGRALTCSVRHRVGKKTGVLFSGGLDSSLVALIASEYSDVVLYTAGMEGSPDIEWARRAADKLGLELREYVFDLDDVREAVPRVAFAIEEPNPMNLAIGIPLYFATRLARDDGVKVLLSGQGADELFGGYAKYLERPKLMEEDLRGLGERNLARDDKIAMLNSVEGRFPFLSLSVVSAAINTPLDAKISEGVRKAVLRKAALELGLPEEIAMRGKKAAQYGSGSQKLLEKLAKSEGLGLREYAEKVFREIFKRE from the coding sequence ATGTGCCTTGTGGCGGGTGGACTCGGTTCAAATCTCAGGGACAGGTTCATCGTCATGATAAACGCCGGAAAGCACAGGGGAAAGGACAGCTTCGGCGTATGGACGGACGAGGGCGTACTGAAATCGAGCGACTTCTCGAAGGTTCCCGAAATACCCGACGGGAAGATAGGCCTCATACAGTGCAGGCTCGCCATGACGGGCTCCCTGGGCTTTACCCAGCCCTTCGTCAATGAGCTGGCCCTCGTCCACAACGGCGAGATATATAACCACCGCGAGCTGAGGGCGTGGCTGGAGGGAAAGGGGGTATCCTTCGAGACGGACGTGGACAGCGAGGTAATCCTCAGGCTCATCGAGTTCTTCCTCGACCGCGGGCTGGACGCCTTCGGGGCGGTTCGGAAGGCGATGCTGATGATGGAGGGGGACTACGCCGTGGCCTTCTCGGACGGCGAGAGGATTCACCTCTTCCGCGACCCGCTGGGTGTAAGGCCGCTGTACCTCTCCCCGGAGGGATTTTTCGCGAGCGAGAAAAAGGTGCTGTGGGCCATCGGGCAGGAAGCCATTCCTGTAGGGCCCGGTGAGCTGGTCACGATTTCGAGGGATGGAGTTGAAGTCAGAAAAGCCCTCCGGCTGGAAGAGCTGAGAAGAAAGCCCCTCGACCAGGAGATGGCGGTTAAGGCCATCGGCAGGGCTCTGACCTGCTCCGTCCGCCACAGAGTGGGGAAGAAAACCGGGGTTCTCTTCTCCGGGGGACTGGACAGCTCCCTCGTTGCTCTCATCGCCTCGGAGTACTCCGACGTCGTCCTCTACACCGCGGGGATGGAGGGAAGCCCCGACATCGAATGGGCCAGAAGGGCCGCGGACAAGCTCGGCCTAGAGCTCAGGGAGTACGTCTTCGACCTGGACGATGTGAGGGAGGCGGTTCCAAGGGTTGCCTTCGCGATAGAGGAGCCGAACCCCATGAACCTGGCCATCGGGATACCCCTGTACTTCGCCACGCGGCTCGCGAGGGACGACGGCGTCAAGGTTCTCCTGAGCGGGCAGGGGGCAGATGAGCTCTTCGGCGGCTACGCGAAGTACCTGGAGAGGCCCAAGCTCATGGAGGAGGACCTCAGGGGGCTGGGTGAGAGGAACCTCGCCAGGGACGACAAGATAGCCATGCTGAACTCTGTGGAGGGGCGCTTCCCCTTCCTGAGCCTGTCCGTCGTCTCAGCGGCGATCAACACCCCGCTCGATGCAAAGATATCAGAGGGCGTGAGGAAGGCAGTTCTGAGAAAAGCGGCGCTGGAGCTGGGTCTGCCCGAGGAGATCGCCATGAGGGGGAAGAAGGCGGCCCAGTACGGCAGCGGTTCCCAGAAGCTCCTGGAGAAGCTCGCAAAGAGCGAGGGCCTGGGACTGAGGGAATACGCGGAGAAAGTCTTCAGGGAGATTTTTAAACGGGAATAA
- a CDS encoding ATP/GTP-binding protein, producing MILTFIGTAGSGKTTLSGAFGRYLEENGYSVGYVNLDTGVGDLPYRPDIDVRDDATAWEIMEEGYGPNGAIVESYDRLLQKVDAYVSGITKLAGERDYVIIDTPGQMETFLFHEFGVRLMEGLPSPLTVYLFSPDILKRPADFCFARFFSLMVDLRIGTTTVPALSKIDNVENLDRYRRFLDDIDYLTSRLKLEPSTQGLLAYRMCSSLPELAPPTRVLYLSAVTGEGFDELETLAYEHYCTCGDLT from the coding sequence ATGATTCTAACTTTCATAGGCACAGCCGGAAGCGGAAAAACAACACTTAGCGGAGCCTTCGGACGTTACCTTGAGGAGAACGGTTATTCTGTGGGCTATGTTAACCTGGATACCGGCGTTGGAGACCTCCCCTATCGCCCCGATATCGATGTGAGGGACGACGCTACCGCATGGGAAATAATGGAGGAAGGCTACGGGCCCAACGGCGCGATAGTGGAGAGCTACGACAGGCTTCTCCAGAAGGTGGATGCGTACGTTTCCGGAATAACAAAGCTCGCGGGGGAGAGGGACTACGTTATCATTGACACCCCCGGGCAGATGGAGACCTTTCTTTTCCATGAGTTCGGTGTCAGACTGATGGAGGGCCTGCCCAGCCCCCTAACGGTTTACCTATTCAGTCCCGACATTCTGAAGAGGCCCGCGGATTTCTGCTTCGCGCGCTTCTTCAGTCTGATGGTAGACCTCCGGATCGGCACCACCACGGTTCCAGCGCTCAGCAAGATCGACAATGTCGAGAACCTGGACCGCTACCGGAGGTTCCTCGACGACATCGATTACCTCACCTCCCGCCTGAAGCTCGAGCCGTCCACCCAGGGGCTCCTGGCGTACAGGATGTGCTCATCCCTGCCGGAGCTCGCCCCACCAACGAGGGTCCTCTACCTCTCGGCGGTGACCGGTGAAGGCTTCGATGAGCTCGAAACTCTGGCCTATGAGCATTACTGCACCTGCGGGGACCTGACGTAG
- the minD gene encoding cell division ATPase MinD, with protein sequence MGRLISIASGKGGTGKTTTTANLAIALGKMGYKVCAVDADLTMANLSLVMGIDDAYTTIHDVLSGRTDINNAIYATTYENVHVIPASIDWEHVIRADPRKLPETIKPLKASFDFVIIDSPAGLQMDAMNAMMSGEEVLLVTNPEISCITDTMKVGMVLKKAGLVVLGFVLNRYGRSDNDIPPDVAEEVMEIPLLAVIPEDPPVREATLEGVPVVEYRPNSAGARAFMELAERITRIAGLKAKVMG encoded by the coding sequence ATGGGAAGGCTTATCTCGATAGCCTCCGGCAAGGGGGGCACCGGAAAAACCACCACGACCGCGAACCTCGCCATAGCCCTCGGCAAGATGGGATACAAGGTCTGCGCCGTTGATGCGGATTTGACCATGGCGAACCTGAGTCTGGTTATGGGAATAGATGACGCTTACACGACCATCCATGACGTCCTCTCCGGCAGGACGGATATAAACAACGCCATATACGCCACGACCTACGAGAACGTCCATGTTATTCCCGCCTCCATAGACTGGGAGCACGTCATCCGGGCGGACCCGAGGAAGCTTCCCGAAACCATAAAACCCCTTAAAGCAAGTTTTGACTTCGTGATAATCGACTCCCCCGCGGGGCTCCAGATGGACGCCATGAACGCGATGATGAGCGGGGAGGAGGTTCTTCTCGTAACGAACCCGGAGATATCCTGTATCACTGACACGATGAAGGTGGGGATGGTTCTCAAAAAAGCCGGCCTCGTTGTTCTGGGCTTCGTGCTCAACCGCTACGGCAGGAGCGATAACGACATCCCGCCCGACGTGGCGGAGGAGGTCATGGAGATCCCCCTGCTGGCGGTTATCCCGGAGGACCCACCTGTAAGGGAGGCGACGCTTGAGGGAGTTCCCGTTGTTGAGTACAGGCCGAACTCTGCAGGTGCCCGGGCATTCATGGAGCTGGCGGAGAGGATAACCAGGATAGCCGGCCTCAAGGCAAAGGTGATGGGATGA